Proteins found in one Zea mays cultivar B73 chromosome 1, Zm-B73-REFERENCE-NAM-5.0, whole genome shotgun sequence genomic segment:
- the LOC100276415 gene encoding uncharacterized protein isoform X1: MKLTSLPKNGLSLDYYYYDDGGMDDSENSLPSDFVSLIDVWYKGHALYSKVIWGIPSSDSANGWFYNYPFRIDLSQHSAENNENNNGDVFLSTVSGVSPVPSMEQERKDGKLWRELNDGVKLSWIVVNKKMKRAVNLTSWHPLSGQRHWPTDADFVLRFGSVLPAKEVLPCQVAECILLMKFRVTGMGGEEAGEPSTLALTELSMQIQDMGGVHLNGRCSLLLLKEALSCHRSRNYDEVLESCNLYLKAQSELKEEKIRSECRFDTLCVFSGIAIFAAICTMWYRKF, translated from the coding sequence ATGAAACTAACTTCTTTGCCGAAGAATGGGCTGAGTCTTGACTACTACTACTACGACGACGGCGGCATGGACGATTCTGAAAACTCATTGCCTTCGGATTTCGTGTCTTTGATCGATGTATGGTACAAAGGCCATGCGCTCTACTCGAAGGTCATATGGGGAATTCCCAGCTCAGACAGTGCCAATGGATGGTTCTACAACTACCCGTTCCGGATCGACCTGTCTCAACACTCGGCTGAAAACAACGAGAACAACAACGGAGATGTATTCCTATCCACTGTCAGTGGCGTGTCACCGGTACCCTCAATGGAGCAAGAAAGGAAAGACGGCAAGCTATGGAGGGAGTTGAACGATGGTGTAAAGCTGAGCTGGATTGTTGTCAACAAGAAGATGAAGAGGGCAGTGAACCTGACGAGCTGGCACCCGCTGAGCGGGCAGAGGCACTGGCCGACCGATGCTGACTTCGTTCTGCGGTTCGGGTCTGTGCTTCCGGCGAAGGAGGTCCTGCCCTGCCAGGTGGCGGAATGCATCCTGCTGATGAAGTTCCGCGTGACAGGCATGGGCGGCGAGGAGGCTGGGGAGCCTTCGACGCTCGCGCTGACGGAACTGAGCATGCAGATCCAGGACATGGGCGGCGTCCATCTCAACGGCCGCTGCAGCCTCCTCCTCCTCAAGGAGGCGCTGAGCTGCCACCGCAGCAGGAACTACGATGAGGTGCTGGAGTCTTGCAATTTGTACCTCAAGGCACAGAGTGAGCTGAAGGAAGAGAAGATACGCAGCGAGTGCCGGTTCGACACGCTGTGTGTTTTCAGTGGCATTGCAATATTTGCTGCTATCTGCACCATGTGGTATAGAAAGTTTTAG